The Pseudomonadota bacterium genome includes a region encoding these proteins:
- a CDS encoding type II toxin-antitoxin system HicB family antitoxin → MKYAIVIEKAKDNYSAYVPDLPGCIATGETVEEVEQQIREAIEFHLDGMREDGEPIPPPSSHVEYVDVA, encoded by the coding sequence ATGAAGTATGCAATCGTCATCGAAAAGGCTAAGGACAATTACTCAGCGTATGTCCCCGATCTCCCTGGTTGCATCGCAACCGGGGAAACAGTCGAGGAGGTGGAGCAGCAAATCCGGGAGGCTATCGAGTTTCATCTTGATGGAATGCGAGAGGATGGGGAGCCCATTCCTCCGCCAAGTAGCCACGTTGAGTACGTTGATGTCGCCTAA
- a CDS encoding addiction module toxin, HicA family, whose translation MKVSDILRKLKEDGWYHHSTRGSHRQFKHPSKPGRVTVPGKPGDDLAVGTVVSIYKQAGWK comes from the coding sequence ATGAAAGTAAGTGATATTCTTCGGAAACTGAAAGAAGACGGGTGGTATCACCACTCGACACGTGGTAGTCACCGGCAATTCAAGCACCCCTCCAAGCCCGGGAGGGTAACGGTTCCGGGAAAACCTGGAGACGATTTAGCTGTCGGAACAGTAGTCAGCATATACAAACAAGCCGGCTGGAAATAG
- a CDS encoding integron integrase, which translates to MAEKLLDRMRRVLRTGHYSYRTEQAYLHWVRRFIRFHDLRHPRDLGKRHVEAFLTHLAVDRHVAPSTQNLALNAILFLYQRVLDMELPWLDDVVRARRKANMPVVLDRSEIRAVLAELPAPHDRIVALLYGSGLRISEALRLRVKDIDFARRELVIRDGKGAKDRVTVLADSSITAMKVQVEKALAVAALDRQRVRGGVHLPHALSRKYPNARFEPGWQWVFPARRLSANPRTGLVRRHHLLAQTVQRAVKQAGRRTGVHKPVTCHAFRHSFATHLLESGADIRTVQQLLGHSDVRTTMIYTHVINRGALGARSPMDGM; encoded by the coding sequence ATGGCCGAGAAATTGCTGGACCGGATGCGGCGGGTTTTGCGAACCGGGCATTACAGCTATCGGACCGAGCAGGCTTACCTGCACTGGGTGCGTCGGTTTATCCGTTTTCATGATCTTCGCCATCCGCGCGATCTGGGCAAAAGGCATGTCGAAGCGTTTCTGACGCATCTTGCGGTGGACCGGCACGTCGCGCCCTCGACCCAGAACCTGGCGTTGAACGCCATTCTCTTCCTCTACCAGAGGGTTCTGGACATGGAGTTGCCCTGGCTCGATGACGTTGTGCGGGCGCGCCGCAAGGCGAACATGCCGGTTGTGCTCGATCGCTCGGAGATCCGGGCTGTTCTGGCCGAGCTGCCCGCGCCGCATGACCGGATCGTCGCTTTGCTCTATGGTTCCGGCCTGCGAATTTCCGAGGCCCTGCGCCTTCGCGTGAAGGATATCGACTTCGCCCGGCGCGAACTGGTGATTCGCGACGGAAAAGGCGCGAAGGACCGGGTAACCGTGCTGGCGGACTCTTCGATCACCGCGATGAAGGTGCAGGTGGAAAAGGCCCTGGCCGTTGCAGCGCTCGATCGCCAGCGGGTTCGCGGCGGGGTGCATCTCCCTCACGCCTTGAGCCGCAAATACCCCAATGCCCGCTTCGAGCCCGGCTGGCAGTGGGTGTTTCCCGCCCGCCGTTTGTCAGCCAACCCAAGGACAGGACTGGTTCGGCGACACCACCTTCTGGCGCAGACCGTGCAGCGAGCGGTCAAGCAGGCGGGACGACGGACGGGCGTTCACAAGCCGGTGACCTGCCACGCCTTTCGCCACAGTTTCGCCACGCATCTGCTCGAGTCGGGGGCGGATATCCGGACGGTGCAGCAGCTGCTGGGGCATTCGGACGTGCGCACCACGATGATCTATACGCACGTGATCAATCGCGGGGCGCTGGGGGCGAGAAGTCCGATGGACGGGATGTGA
- the hemL gene encoding glutamate-1-semialdehyde 2,1-aminomutase encodes MTTSHDYFTRARARIPGGVNSPVRAFASVGGEPIFFDRAEGAYMFDVEGKRYIDYVGSWGPMICGHAHPAIIEAVQRAAAKGLSFGAPAPGEVTMAEMLCEMIPSLERVRMVNSGTEATMSALRLARAATGRDRFIKFEGNYHGHGDSFLVKAGSGAQTLGVPTSPGVPAALAELTLNARYNDIDSVRRLFEEHTDQIAAVFVEPVAGNMNCIPPAPGFLEGLRQLCDEHGAVLVFDEVMTGFRVGPAGAQGRYGVVPDLTTFGKVIGAGMPVGAFGGRHEIMKLVAPEGPVYQAGTLSGNPVAMAAGIANLELLKEDGFYERLEARTQQLADGLRQAADRAGVPMATVAVGGMFGCFFTDAEAVTNFEQAAACNVDQFKAFFSAMLSAGIYLAPSAFEAGFVSSAHTAADITETVARAAEILQDIAG; translated from the coding sequence ATGACGACCAGTCACGACTACTTCACCCGCGCCCGGGCCCGCATTCCCGGCGGTGTCAATTCGCCGGTCCGCGCTTTCGCGTCGGTCGGCGGTGAGCCGATCTTTTTTGACCGGGCCGAGGGTGCCTACATGTTCGATGTGGAGGGCAAGCGCTATATCGACTACGTCGGCTCCTGGGGCCCGATGATCTGCGGCCACGCCCATCCGGCGATCATCGAGGCCGTGCAGCGGGCGGCGGCGAAAGGCCTGAGCTTCGGCGCGCCGGCGCCGGGCGAGGTGACCATGGCCGAGATGCTGTGCGAGATGATTCCATCGCTGGAACGCGTGCGCATGGTCAACTCCGGTACCGAGGCCACCATGTCGGCACTGCGCCTGGCGCGCGCGGCCACCGGGCGCGACCGCTTCATCAAGTTCGAGGGCAACTACCATGGCCACGGCGACAGTTTCCTGGTCAAGGCCGGCTCGGGCGCCCAGACCCTGGGCGTACCGACCTCGCCCGGCGTGCCCGCCGCACTGGCCGAACTGACGCTCAACGCCCGCTATAACGACATTGACAGCGTGCGCCGGCTGTTCGAGGAACACACCGATCAAATCGCGGCGGTGTTCGTGGAACCGGTGGCGGGCAACATGAACTGCATCCCGCCCGCGCCCGGTTTTCTCGAGGGCCTGCGTCAACTGTGTGACGAACACGGCGCGGTGCTGGTCTTCGACGAGGTGATGACCGGTTTTCGCGTCGGTCCGGCCGGCGCCCAGGGCCGCTACGGTGTGGTGCCGGATCTGACTACCTTCGGCAAGGTCATCGGCGCGGGCATGCCCGTTGGCGCTTTCGGCGGCCGGCACGAGATCATGAAACTCGTTGCCCCGGAAGGCCCGGTCTATCAGGCCGGCACGCTGTCGGGCAACCCGGTGGCCATGGCCGCCGGAATTGCCAACCTGGAACTGCTTAAAGAAGACGGCTTCTACGAGCGGCTCGAAGCGCGCACCCAACAGCTCGCTGACGGCCTCAGGCAGGCCGCCGACAGGGCCGGCGTGCCGATGGCCACGGTTGCTGTGGGCGGCATGTTCGGCTGCTTCTTCACCGACGCTGAAGCGGTCACGAACTTCGAGCAGGCCGCGGCCTGCAACGTCGATCAGTTCAAGGCCTTTTTCAGCGCTATGCTTTCAGCCGGCATCTACCTGGCACCGTCTGCCTTCGAGGCCGGCTTCGTCTCCAGCGCCCACACCGCCGCCGATATCACCGAAACGGTCGCCCGTGCCGCCGAGATCTTGCAAGACATCGCCGGCTGA
- a CDS encoding rubredoxin, translating into MCIVCGWIYDEQEGVPEEGIPPGTRWEDIPDDWVCPECGAGKEDFEMVEL; encoded by the coding sequence ATGTGCATCGTCTGCGGATGGATCTACGACGAGCAGGAAGGCGTGCCTGAAGAGGGCATCCCGCCCGGCACCCGCTGGGAGGACATTCCCGATGACTGGGTCTGCCCCGAATGCGGGGCCGGCAAGGAAGATTTCGAGATGGTGGAACTCTAG